From Nocardioides daedukensis, the proteins below share one genomic window:
- a CDS encoding bifunctional nuclease family protein, which produces MREVDVIGVRVEMPSNQPIVLLREVAGERYLPIWIGAVEATAIAFAQQGVVPPRPLTHDLLKNILDETGNALSEVRITEMRDGVFYALLVFESGLEISARPSDSIALALRTQTRIVCSEEVLDEAGLAVPEEQEDEVERFREFLDHVTPEDFESGSEES; this is translated from the coding sequence ATGCGTGAAGTGGATGTCATCGGAGTCCGTGTCGAGATGCCTTCGAACCAGCCGATCGTGCTGCTGCGCGAGGTGGCGGGGGAGCGATACCTCCCGATCTGGATCGGCGCGGTGGAGGCCACCGCGATCGCCTTCGCCCAGCAGGGCGTCGTACCGCCGCGTCCGTTGACCCACGACCTGCTCAAGAACATTCTGGACGAGACCGGCAACGCGCTCTCCGAGGTGCGGATCACCGAGATGCGCGATGGTGTCTTCTATGCGCTGCTGGTCTTCGAGTCGGGACTCGAGATCAGTGCCAGGCCCTCGGACTCGATTGCCCTGGCGTTGCGCACGCAGACCCGGATCGTCTGCTCCGAGGAGGTCCTCGACGAGGCCGGACTGGCGGTGCCCGAGGAGCAGGAGGACGAGGTCGAGCGATTCCGGGAGTTCCTCGACCACGTCACGCCGGAGGACTTCGAGAGCGGTTCCGAGGAGAGCTGA
- a CDS encoding MerR family transcriptional regulator, giving the protein MNIGQVLSELEGDFPGISHSKIRFLEDKGLIDPERTSAGYRKFSARDVDRLRYILRMQRDHYLPLKVIGEHLDAMDRGLQPPAIEEVGPRVPSVALATDGMPSVESFRSTSDLRVSRRELLKVAGIDEDLLAQLETFGLVTASRSGHFDADDLVIAKAACDLAAFGLEPRHLRTFRTAADREVGLVEQVVAPVRGGRDASARARAEEAVAEIAALTVKLHATLVKKGLRS; this is encoded by the coding sequence ATGAACATCGGGCAGGTGCTGTCCGAGCTGGAAGGCGACTTCCCGGGCATCTCGCACTCGAAGATCCGCTTCCTCGAGGACAAGGGCCTGATCGATCCCGAGCGCACGTCTGCGGGCTATCGCAAGTTCTCCGCCCGTGACGTGGACCGGTTGCGCTACATACTGCGGATGCAGCGCGACCACTACCTTCCACTGAAGGTGATCGGTGAGCACCTCGACGCCATGGACCGGGGGCTCCAGCCGCCGGCGATCGAGGAAGTCGGTCCTCGGGTGCCGAGCGTCGCCCTGGCCACCGACGGCATGCCGTCGGTCGAGTCCTTCCGTAGCACCTCCGACCTCCGTGTCTCGCGCCGTGAGCTGCTCAAGGTGGCCGGCATCGACGAGGACCTGCTGGCCCAGCTCGAGACGTTCGGTCTGGTGACGGCGAGCAGGAGCGGACACTTCGACGCCGACGACCTGGTCATCGCCAAGGCTGCCTGCGACCTGGCCGCCTTCGGGTTGGAGCCGCGACACCTGCGGACCTTCCGCACGGCCGCCGATCGTGAGGTCGGACTCGTGGAGCAGGTGGTCGCCCCCGTGCGTGGAGGACGCGACGCGAGTGCCCGCGCCCGGGCGGAGGAGGCGGTCGCGGAGATCGCCGCACTGACCGTGAAACTCCATGCCACGTTGGTGAAGAAGGGCCTGCGTTCCTGA
- the icmF gene encoding fused isobutyryl-CoA mutase/GTPase IcmF, which yields MSSLPTQPSELHKPVNPVRFVTASSLFDGHDASINIMRRILQSQGAEVIHLGHNRAVTEVVEAAIEEDVQGIAVSSYQGGHVEYFEYLVELLRERGAGHIKVYGGGGGVIVPEEIARLAKSGVKIFSPEDGQSMGLVGMINSMIRDCDIDLWQEQAVTADAVLSGDRFAVARAITGAELGELGEDVLVRLREAAAARTTPVLGITGTGGSGKSSLTDELVRRFRVDQQDKLRIAVIAVDPTRRRGGGALLGDRIRMNSVHNGGAESPILFRSLATRGSHELPDGLEDVLTVVKAAGHDLIVLETPGIGQGDAGVLPFVDTSMYVMTPEFGAASQLEKIDMLDFADTVAINKFERRGAMDALRDVGRQLVRNREAFGKKPEEMPVFGTSAATFNDDGVTALYQHLLATLGEHGLPVAEGVLPRVDVRHSSGIAQVVPTGRVRYLSEITETVRAYHAETERLVAAARKAQQVQAVADELESNADVAALLEKTRKELPHEVADQITNWPAVVESYSGDEQVVRIRDKELHTKLTRESLSGNKIRRVALPRYEDHGELVRFWREENLPGFFPYAAGVFPFKRDGEDPARMFAGEGDPARTNRRFKILSEDGDATRLSTAFDSVTLYGRDPDPRPDVYGKVGTSGVSVATLDDMKVLYGGFDLVSPSTSVSMTINGPAPTVLAFFLNTVIDQQVDAFREEKGREPNEEERATLAAYALANVRGTVQADILKEDQGQNTCLFSTEFSLRMMADIQEWFIENQVRNFYSVSISGYHIAEAGANPISQLAFTLANGFTYVEAYLARGMDIDDFAPNLSFFFSNGMDPEYSVIGRVARRIWAVAMKEKYGANDRSQKLKYHVQTSGRSLHAQEMDFNDIRTTLQALIAIYDNANSLHTNAYDEAVTTPTEESVRRALAIQLIINREWGLAMNENPLQGSFIIDELTDLVEKAVLDEFDRINERGGVLGAMETGYQRGRIQDESMLYEHRKHDGSLPIIGVNTFRRPASEGEEEHTVELARATESEKKSQLERVHSFQAEHRTEAEEAIAKLKEAAINGDNVFAVLMDAARVCSLQQVTEAFFEVGGQYRRNV from the coding sequence GTGTCATCGTTGCCGACCCAGCCCAGCGAACTGCACAAGCCGGTCAACCCGGTCCGGTTCGTCACCGCCTCCAGCCTCTTCGACGGCCACGACGCATCGATCAACATCATGCGCCGGATCCTTCAGAGCCAGGGCGCCGAGGTGATCCACCTCGGTCACAACCGCGCCGTGACCGAAGTGGTCGAGGCAGCGATCGAGGAGGACGTGCAGGGCATCGCCGTCTCCTCCTACCAGGGCGGCCACGTCGAATACTTCGAATACCTCGTCGAGCTCCTCCGTGAGCGCGGTGCCGGGCACATCAAGGTGTACGGCGGCGGTGGCGGCGTCATCGTTCCCGAGGAGATCGCCCGGCTGGCGAAGTCCGGCGTGAAGATCTTCTCGCCCGAGGACGGCCAGTCGATGGGCCTGGTCGGGATGATCAACTCGATGATCCGCGACTGCGACATCGACCTGTGGCAGGAGCAGGCCGTCACTGCTGATGCGGTGCTCTCGGGTGACCGGTTCGCGGTCGCCCGCGCCATCACGGGTGCCGAGCTCGGCGAGCTCGGCGAGGACGTCCTGGTCCGCCTCCGCGAGGCGGCCGCCGCACGCACCACCCCGGTCCTCGGCATCACCGGCACCGGAGGCTCGGGCAAGTCCAGCCTCACCGACGAGCTGGTGCGCCGATTCCGCGTCGACCAGCAGGACAAGCTCCGGATCGCCGTGATCGCGGTCGACCCGACACGTCGCCGTGGCGGCGGAGCCCTGCTCGGCGACCGGATCCGGATGAACTCGGTCCACAACGGCGGCGCCGAGTCGCCGATCCTCTTCCGGTCGCTGGCAACGCGCGGCAGCCACGAGCTGCCCGACGGGCTCGAGGACGTGCTCACGGTCGTCAAGGCCGCCGGCCACGACCTGATCGTCCTCGAGACGCCCGGCATCGGTCAGGGTGACGCCGGTGTCCTGCCCTTTGTCGACACCTCGATGTATGTCATGACGCCGGAGTTCGGCGCAGCCTCGCAGCTCGAGAAGATCGACATGCTCGACTTCGCCGACACGGTTGCGATCAACAAGTTCGAGCGCCGCGGCGCGATGGACGCGCTGCGTGACGTCGGTCGCCAGCTGGTCCGCAACCGCGAGGCGTTCGGCAAGAAGCCCGAGGAGATGCCGGTCTTCGGCACCTCGGCCGCGACCTTCAACGACGACGGTGTCACCGCGCTTTACCAGCACCTTCTCGCCACCCTCGGTGAGCACGGCCTGCCCGTCGCCGAGGGAGTCCTGCCCCGGGTCGACGTACGCCACTCGTCCGGGATCGCCCAGGTCGTCCCGACCGGCCGGGTCCGCTACCTCTCGGAGATCACCGAGACCGTGCGCGCCTACCACGCCGAGACCGAGCGGCTGGTGGCTGCGGCCCGCAAGGCCCAGCAGGTCCAGGCAGTCGCCGACGAGCTCGAGAGCAACGCAGACGTCGCCGCCCTCCTGGAGAAGACCCGCAAGGAGCTTCCGCACGAGGTCGCCGACCAGATCACCAACTGGCCCGCAGTCGTGGAGTCCTACTCCGGCGACGAGCAGGTGGTCAGGATCCGCGACAAGGAACTGCACACCAAGCTCACCCGCGAATCCCTCTCCGGCAACAAGATCCGCCGCGTCGCCCTGCCGCGCTACGAGGACCACGGCGAGCTGGTCCGCTTCTGGCGCGAGGAGAACCTCCCGGGGTTCTTCCCCTATGCCGCAGGTGTCTTCCCGTTCAAGCGCGACGGCGAGGACCCGGCCCGGATGTTCGCCGGCGAGGGCGACCCGGCCCGGACCAACCGCCGGTTCAAGATCCTCTCCGAGGACGGCGACGCCACCAGGCTCTCCACCGCCTTCGACTCGGTCACGCTCTACGGCCGTGACCCCGACCCGCGACCCGACGTCTACGGCAAGGTCGGCACCTCGGGTGTCTCGGTGGCCACGCTGGACGACATGAAGGTGCTCTACGGCGGCTTCGACCTGGTCTCGCCCTCGACGAGCGTGAGCATGACCATCAACGGCCCGGCCCCGACGGTCCTGGCGTTCTTCCTCAACACGGTCATCGACCAGCAGGTCGACGCGTTCCGCGAGGAGAAGGGCCGCGAGCCCAACGAGGAGGAGCGCGCGACGCTGGCGGCGTACGCCCTGGCCAACGTCCGCGGAACCGTGCAGGCAGACATCCTCAAGGAGGACCAGGGCCAGAACACCTGCCTGTTCTCCACCGAGTTCAGCCTGCGGATGATGGCCGACATCCAGGAGTGGTTCATCGAGAACCAGGTCCGGAACTTCTACTCCGTCTCGATCTCGGGCTATCACATCGCCGAGGCCGGGGCGAACCCGATCAGCCAGCTCGCCTTCACCCTGGCCAACGGCTTCACCTACGTCGAGGCCTACCTCGCCCGCGGGATGGACATCGACGACTTCGCGCCGAACCTGTCCTTCTTCTTCTCCAACGGCATGGACCCCGAGTACAGCGTCATCGGTCGCGTCGCCCGTCGGATCTGGGCGGTGGCGATGAAGGAGAAGTACGGCGCCAACGACCGGTCCCAGAAGCTGAAGTACCACGTCCAGACCTCGGGTCGTTCCCTGCACGCGCAGGAGATGGACTTCAACGACATCCGCACCACGCTGCAGGCCCTGATCGCGATCTATGACAACGCCAACAGCCTGCACACCAACGCCTACGACGAGGCGGTCACCACCCCGACCGAGGAGTCCGTACGCCGTGCCCTCGCGATCCAGCTGATCATCAACCGCGAGTGGGGCCTGGCGATGAACGAGAACCCGCTCCAGGGTTCCTTCATCATCGACGAGCTGACCGACCTCGTGGAGAAGGCCGTGCTCGACGAGTTCGACCGGATCAACGAGCGCGGGGGAGTGCTTGGTGCGATGGAGACCGGCTACCAGCGCGGCCGGATCCAGGACGAGTCGATGCTCTACGAGCACCGCAAGCACGACGGATCGCTGCCGATCATCGGCGTCAACACCTTCCGTCGCCCGGCATCCGAGGGCGAGGAGGAGCACACCGTCGAGCTGGCTCGCGCCACCGAGTCGGAGAAGAAGTCCCAGCTCGAGCGGGTGCACTCCTTCCAGGCCGAGCACCGCACCGAGGCCGAGGAGGCGATCGCCAAGCTCAAGGAGGCGGCCATCAACGGCGACAACGTCTTCGCGGTGCTGATGGACGCCGCCCGGGTCTGCTCGCTGCAGCAGGTCACCGAGGCGTTCTTCGAGGTCGGTGGCCAGTACCGGCGCAACGTCTGA
- a CDS encoding FHA domain-containing protein, with translation MPFCTSCGRKNPDDARFCAQCGNRLVTETGAESATESTATISFNAPERVETGDRALNLAESAAVDALPAGHALLVVQRGPSAGSRFLLDQDLVTAGRHPESEIFLDDVTVSRRHADFRRAGAGFTVSDSGSLNGTYVNRDRIDEVILQDGDEVQIGKYRLVYFAGHGSETH, from the coding sequence ATGCCGTTCTGCACCAGCTGTGGCCGGAAGAACCCTGACGACGCGCGGTTCTGTGCCCAGTGTGGAAATCGGCTCGTCACCGAGACGGGCGCGGAGTCCGCGACCGAGTCCACGGCCACGATCTCGTTCAACGCACCGGAGCGTGTCGAGACCGGTGATCGAGCCCTGAACCTCGCCGAGTCGGCCGCCGTCGACGCGCTGCCGGCCGGGCATGCCCTGCTCGTGGTGCAACGCGGACCCAGCGCCGGGTCGCGCTTCCTGCTCGACCAGGACCTGGTCACCGCCGGACGTCACCCGGAGAGCGAGATCTTCCTCGACGACGTGACCGTGTCGCGCCGCCACGCCGACTTCCGTCGCGCAGGCGCAGGCTTCACGGTCTCCGACTCCGGGAGCCTCAACGGCACCTACGTGAACCGTGACCGGATCGACGAGGTCATCCTGCAGGACGGGGACGAGGTCCAGATCGGCAAGTACCGGCTGGTCTACTTTGCCGGGCACGGCAGCGAGACGCACTGA
- a CDS encoding hemolysin family protein: protein MTEWLLLAAALLLILACGVFVAAEFAFVTVDRNLVDRAAKSGDSGAIAVQVALKSLSTQLSGAQVGITVTNLAIGFLAEPAIAVLIRDPLAATGLPSSAVHPTALGIALVLSTVLTMLFGELVPKNLAIAMPLQTAKATARAQRLFTASIKGPIAFLNGSANFLVRRLGIEPQEELRSARSSTELASLISRSADQGTLDADTAELMERSVEFGTRTAGEIMTPRVRTSSVEATDRAISVIELARQTGHSRFPVLDDGDNVVGTVHVKHAVTLPVHERTTTRIKHIMVKPIVVPDSLKLDPLLGLLRRDGFQMAVVLDEYGGQAGIVTLEDVVEEIVGDIADEHDRLGARVRQRRDGAWSLSGLLRPDEVEDVTEIDLPVSDDYDTIAGLVLRELGRIPVAGDQVEVPLPVGLDDDDEPLPQVIAVLKVEHMDGLRVDRIRLWTRTEGEG from the coding sequence ATGACCGAATGGCTCCTGCTCGCGGCGGCACTGCTGCTGATCCTCGCCTGCGGAGTGTTCGTTGCCGCTGAGTTCGCCTTCGTCACCGTCGACCGCAACCTGGTCGACCGGGCGGCGAAGTCGGGCGACTCCGGAGCGATCGCTGTGCAGGTGGCGCTCAAGTCGCTCTCGACCCAGCTCTCGGGTGCCCAGGTCGGCATCACCGTCACCAACCTGGCGATCGGATTCCTGGCCGAGCCGGCCATCGCCGTCCTGATCCGCGATCCACTCGCCGCGACGGGACTGCCCTCGTCGGCGGTGCACCCGACCGCCCTCGGAATCGCCCTGGTGCTGAGCACGGTGCTGACCATGCTCTTCGGGGAGCTGGTGCCGAAGAACCTGGCCATCGCGATGCCGTTGCAGACCGCGAAGGCGACCGCGCGTGCGCAGCGCCTGTTCACTGCCAGCATCAAGGGACCGATCGCCTTTCTCAACGGGTCCGCGAACTTCCTGGTCAGGCGCCTCGGGATCGAGCCCCAGGAGGAGCTGCGCTCGGCGCGGTCGTCGACCGAGCTCGCCTCACTCATCTCCCGGTCCGCCGACCAGGGAACACTGGATGCCGACACCGCCGAGCTGATGGAGCGCTCGGTCGAGTTCGGCACCCGGACCGCCGGCGAGATCATGACCCCACGGGTGCGGACCAGCAGCGTCGAGGCCACCGACCGCGCCATCAGCGTGATCGAGCTGGCCCGCCAGACCGGCCACTCGCGCTTCCCCGTCCTCGACGACGGGGACAACGTGGTGGGCACCGTGCACGTCAAGCACGCCGTGACCCTTCCGGTCCACGAACGCACCACCACTCGGATCAAGCACATCATGGTCAAGCCGATCGTGGTCCCGGACTCGCTCAAGCTCGACCCGCTGCTGGGGCTGCTGCGCCGCGACGGCTTCCAGATGGCAGTCGTCCTCGACGAGTACGGCGGCCAGGCGGGCATCGTCACTCTCGAGGACGTCGTCGAGGAGATCGTCGGTGACATTGCCGACGAGCACGACCGGCTCGGTGCCCGGGTCCGGCAGCGTCGCGACGGTGCCTGGTCGCTCTCGGGCCTGCTCCGACCCGACGAGGTCGAGGACGTCACCGAGATCGACCTCCCGGTCAGCGACGACTACGACACGATCGCGGGCCTCGTGCTGCGTGAGCTCGGCCGGATCCCGGTGGCAGGGGATCAGGTGGAGGTGCCGCTCCCGGTCGGGCTCGACGATGACGACGAACCGCTGCCGCAGGTGATCGCGGTCCTGAAGGTCGAGCACATGGACGGACTGAGGGTGGATCGGATCCGACTCTGGACCCGGACGGAGGGCGAAGGATGA
- the gcvH gene encoding glycine cleavage system protein GcvH, whose product MYPTDLKYSSEHEWVRQPGESPDSVRIGVSHFAQDALGDIVYVSLPEIGDQIASGTAVGELESVKSVSDIYSPVTGEVVARNESLDDTPGLVNSDPYGGGWLFEVKVTDASELDSLMDADSYQSSLDG is encoded by the coding sequence TTGTACCCCACCGACCTGAAGTACAGCAGCGAGCACGAGTGGGTCCGTCAGCCGGGGGAGAGCCCCGACTCGGTCCGCATCGGGGTCAGTCACTTCGCCCAGGATGCCCTCGGCGACATCGTCTACGTCTCGCTCCCGGAGATCGGCGACCAGATCGCCTCCGGCACCGCTGTCGGCGAGCTCGAATCGGTGAAGTCGGTCAGCGACATCTACTCCCCGGTGACCGGCGAGGTGGTGGCACGCAACGAGTCGCTCGACGACACTCCGGGCCTGGTCAACTCCGACCCGTACGGCGGCGGATGGCTCTTCGAGGTCAAGGTCACAGACGCATCTGAGCTGGACTCCTTGATGGATGCCGATTCCTACCAGAGTTCATTGGACGGCTGA
- a CDS encoding DUF881 domain-containing protein — MPEQPGSPEPKPEDSKSVPADVEATSESPEAPAEGSTGRARFMKALVSRPTRGQALVAVLLAAVGFAATTQVQSNERDDDYTGLRQSDLIRVFDGLSGSSQRADAEIQRLTGLRDDLRTESSSRQAALDQARNDAQVYGILAGTLPASGPGVRITIEDPEGRVSARTLLDTIQELRAAGAEVIEFNERVRLIAQSDVVETVSGIEIDGRSLEAPYVIDVIGEPNTLAGSLDFPGGPTESVAAEGGSITFEELDQVVVESVVDESASKFASPRS; from the coding sequence ATGCCTGAGCAGCCAGGGAGCCCCGAGCCCAAGCCGGAGGACAGCAAGTCCGTGCCGGCGGACGTCGAGGCAACCAGTGAGTCGCCGGAAGCACCCGCCGAGGGCTCGACGGGGCGCGCCCGATTCATGAAGGCGCTGGTGTCCCGCCCGACGCGCGGTCAGGCCCTCGTGGCCGTGCTCCTTGCCGCGGTCGGATTCGCTGCCACCACACAGGTGCAGTCCAACGAACGCGACGATGACTACACCGGGCTGCGCCAGTCCGACCTGATCCGAGTGTTCGACGGACTCTCGGGCAGCTCCCAGCGCGCGGATGCCGAGATCCAGCGACTGACCGGGCTCCGCGACGACCTCAGGACCGAGAGCTCGAGTCGTCAGGCCGCCCTCGACCAGGCCCGCAACGACGCCCAGGTCTATGGCATCCTCGCCGGCACGCTGCCCGCCTCGGGGCCCGGCGTGCGGATCACCATCGAGGACCCGGAAGGGCGGGTCTCGGCACGCACCCTGCTCGACACCATCCAGGAGCTGCGCGCTGCGGGGGCCGAGGTGATCGAGTTCAACGAGCGGGTCCGCCTGATTGCCCAGAGCGACGTCGTGGAGACGGTCTCGGGCATCGAGATCGACGGACGAAGCCTGGAGGCTCCCTACGTGATCGACGTGATCGGTGAGCCGAACACCCTGGCCGGATCGCTCGACTTCCCCGGAGGACCGACCGAGAGCGTCGCCGCCGAGGGAGGAAGCATCACCTTCGAGGAGTTGGACCAGGTCGTCGTCGAGAGCGTCGTGGACGAATCCGCGTCGAAGTTCGCCTCGCCCCGTTCCTAG
- a CDS encoding CDP-alcohol phosphatidyltransferase family protein, translating to MERASKVWTVPNLLSMVRLAGVPLFLWLVLGPEEDAWALGLLMVSGVTDWADGYLARKLDQRSTLGEILDPVADRLYILAVVVGLALRDIIPWWVALLLPLRDLFLWGLVPFLRMRGYSALPVHFLGKAATFNLLYAFPLLLLGDGDGDLARLAEVFGWAFAFWGIGLYWWAGILYAWQVRKLLRDSDARAPVPDA from the coding sequence ATGGAACGCGCCAGCAAGGTCTGGACGGTGCCCAATCTCCTGAGCATGGTGCGCCTGGCCGGGGTGCCCCTGTTCCTGTGGCTCGTGCTCGGTCCCGAGGAGGATGCCTGGGCACTGGGCCTGCTGATGGTCTCGGGCGTCACCGACTGGGCCGACGGCTACCTCGCGCGCAAGCTGGACCAGCGCTCGACGCTGGGCGAGATCCTGGATCCGGTGGCCGATCGGCTCTACATCCTTGCCGTGGTCGTCGGGCTGGCGCTGCGCGACATCATCCCGTGGTGGGTGGCTCTCCTGCTGCCGTTGCGCGACCTGTTCCTGTGGGGACTGGTCCCGTTCCTGAGGATGCGCGGCTACAGCGCGCTGCCGGTCCACTTCCTCGGCAAGGCAGCGACCTTCAACCTGCTCTACGCCTTCCCGCTCCTCCTTCTCGGTGACGGGGACGGGGACCTGGCGCGGCTCGCCGAGGTCTTCGGATGGGCCTTCGCGTTCTGGGGGATCGGCCTCTACTGGTGGGCGGGCATCCTCTATGCCTGGCAGGTGCGCAAGCTCCTGCGTGACAGCGATGCGCGGGCTCCGGTTCCAGATGCCTGA
- a CDS encoding DUF1290 domain-containing protein, whose product MIAALGLLIGIVVGLILQPDVPIWLEPYLPIAVVAALDAVFGGLRAFLDGIFDDKVFVVSFFSNVVIAAGIVFLGDKLGVGGQLATGVIVVLGIRIFSNVAAIRRHIFHA is encoded by the coding sequence GTGATTGCAGCACTTGGCCTGTTGATCGGGATCGTCGTCGGGTTGATTCTCCAACCCGACGTCCCGATCTGGCTCGAGCCCTACTTGCCGATCGCGGTGGTTGCGGCGCTCGACGCCGTCTTCGGTGGTCTGCGTGCCTTCCTGGACGGCATCTTCGACGACAAAGTCTTCGTGGTCTCGTTCTTCAGCAACGTCGTGATCGCGGCCGGCATCGTGTTCCTCGGCGACAAGCTGGGCGTCGGCGGCCAGCTGGCGACGGGAGTCATCGTGGTGCTCGGCATCCGGATCTTCTCCAACGTGGCTGCGATCAGGAGGCACATCTTCCATGCCTGA
- a CDS encoding DUF881 domain-containing protein, whose amino-acid sequence MPDRPRLPEHVTLPLLTLVTAQSLDGDYQHVADRKRASGEAVSEPRTLRNAAIIVGIFGLMTAIAFVQTERNAAASEAGREQLIASISQERTALEKRQARIGDLREETLSLSDDVRRVAEAESSAKTNLLGIRGVSGFAPVTGPGVRVKVDDAPDGSANGQVRDEDLALVVDGLWAAGAEAISINGHRLTPLTGIRNVGVAVHIKAQPLKPPYLIEAIGDPDTLQSLYVESSPGTQFMSVANQFGFRLDMDNARTLNLSGSTSPRLRSAQVHQKKKSEKDMEVRP is encoded by the coding sequence ATGCCTGATCGACCACGGCTCCCGGAGCACGTCACCCTCCCGCTGCTCACGCTCGTCACGGCCCAGAGTCTCGACGGCGACTACCAGCACGTCGCGGACCGGAAGCGCGCGAGTGGTGAGGCCGTGTCCGAACCCCGCACGTTGCGCAACGCAGCGATCATCGTGGGGATCTTCGGCCTGATGACTGCGATCGCCTTCGTGCAGACCGAGCGCAACGCTGCGGCCAGCGAGGCCGGTCGGGAGCAGCTGATCGCCTCGATCAGCCAGGAGCGCACAGCTCTGGAGAAGCGGCAGGCCAGGATCGGCGACCTGCGCGAGGAGACCCTCTCGCTGTCCGACGACGTACGCCGGGTGGCGGAGGCCGAGTCGAGCGCGAAGACCAACCTGCTGGGGATCCGCGGAGTCAGTGGCTTCGCGCCCGTCACCGGCCCCGGTGTCCGCGTCAAGGTGGACGACGCGCCCGACGGCAGTGCGAACGGGCAGGTCCGTGATGAGGACCTGGCCCTCGTGGTCGACGGACTCTGGGCCGCAGGCGCGGAAGCGATCTCGATCAACGGGCACCGGCTGACGCCGCTGACCGGCATCCGCAACGTCGGCGTCGCCGTACACATCAAGGCGCAGCCCCTCAAGCCTCCTTATCTGATCGAGGCCATCGGGGACCCGGACACCCTGCAGTCCCTCTACGTCGAGTCCTCGCCCGGCACCCAGTTCATGTCGGTGGCAAACCAGTTCGGGTTCCGGCTCGACATGGACAACGCCCGCACCCTCAACCTCTCCGGAAGCACGAGTCCACGACTGCGTTCGGCACAGGTGCACCAGAAGAAGAAGTCGGAGAAGGACATGGAGGTCAGACCGTGA
- a CDS encoding hemolysin family protein: protein MSDWTAVIIALLLLGFNAFFVGAEFALVSARRTQIEPRAQAGSSMARTTLRAMENVSLVMAGAQLGITICSLGLGAVGEPAVAHMMEPGFHALGVPDDLVHPISFVIAMTIVVYLHVVLGEMVPKNIAIAGPEKAAILLGPPMMGIVTLLRPIIVGLNAVANLTLRLLRVEPKGEVSSTYTREEVAALVEESRGEGLIEAGEYDRLAGALGFTERTLESVLLPLDSLSTLPRGCTVIEVEDRCAHTGYSRFPVRGNDDELVGYLHIKDVLETDPERRERIIDDKWIRPFATVRPDDVLHDALENLQRKGAHMARVVDAEGRTLGLATMEDVLEELVGEIRDAAHNEDAGEASAQAFARRLG from the coding sequence ATGAGTGACTGGACCGCAGTGATCATCGCCCTGCTCCTGCTCGGCTTCAACGCCTTCTTCGTCGGCGCAGAGTTCGCGCTCGTGTCGGCGCGACGTACGCAGATCGAGCCCAGGGCTCAAGCGGGATCGTCGATGGCGCGCACGACCCTGCGCGCGATGGAGAACGTCTCCCTGGTGATGGCCGGAGCACAGCTGGGCATCACGATCTGCTCACTGGGCCTCGGTGCCGTCGGCGAGCCCGCCGTCGCACACATGATGGAGCCCGGATTCCACGCGCTCGGTGTCCCGGACGACCTGGTCCACCCGATCTCGTTCGTGATCGCGATGACGATCGTGGTCTACCTGCACGTGGTGCTGGGGGAGATGGTCCCCAAGAACATCGCCATCGCCGGACCCGAGAAGGCCGCCATCCTGCTGGGTCCGCCGATGATGGGCATCGTGACCCTGCTCCGCCCGATCATCGTCGGGCTGAACGCGGTCGCCAACCTGACCCTGCGCCTTCTCCGCGTCGAGCCCAAGGGCGAGGTGTCGTCGACCTACACCCGCGAAGAGGTCGCTGCCCTGGTCGAGGAGTCCCGCGGCGAGGGTCTGATCGAGGCCGGCGAATATGACCGGCTGGCCGGCGCCCTCGGGTTCACCGAGCGCACGCTGGAGTCGGTGCTGCTCCCGCTCGACTCGCTGAGCACACTGCCCCGCGGCTGCACGGTGATCGAGGTCGAGGACCGCTGCGCCCACACCGGCTACTCACGCTTCCCGGTCCGTGGCAACGACGACGAGCTGGTCGGATACCTCCACATCAAGGACGTCCTGGAGACGGATCCCGAGCGACGTGAGCGGATCATCGACGACAAGTGGATCCGTCCCTTCGCGACGGTCCGACCCGATGACGTGCTCCACGACGCCCTGGAGAACCTGCAGCGCAAGGGCGCCCACATGGCACGCGTGGTCGACGCCGAGGGCAGGACCCTGGGACTCGCGACCATGGAGGATGTCCTGGAGGAGCTCGTCGGCGAGATCCGCGACGCAGCCCACAACGAGGACGCAGGTGAGGCATCCGCGCAGGCCTTCGCGAGGCGGCTAGGGTAG